The following are encoded in a window of Dictyostelium discoideum AX4 chromosome 6 chromosome, whole genome shotgun sequence genomic DNA:
- a CDS encoding kinase motif-containing protein (Similar to KMC) yields the protein MNENSISQYSEIDLISDNPFKNYFVVEKLLNNNNNNINDTIGNNHYSNNNNNNKFLNNNNKNKINKKQIILKVQKKSNKAMKELTVMQKIGYYSNHVVNVYGYFNLKGCDRMLKPRLLSDNDELIFMECEDMGQYQTLEMIIERRKCKGSLVMTRFIMRGILASAYYFESHQVIHQTLHPGNIYILEDSLGTDDQSVVKFSNLEHCLLIGSTNSSLSSLSSSTSSSSSSSSSTNCNNNTTENNNNNYNNNNNNNNNNNNNNNNNSLNDRFVLGKDSVCYSIYSDRHQSRNLFKVVSSNTVSFTVGIIYLELLLSTIYDHVFPNEEYINSLREIVRNGKLDIYTNQATNTKYFRFNQNHQIEITDLIKDDISLILTLLQDSSTRPTITQFIIDYLF from the coding sequence atgaatgaaaattcaattagtCAATATTcagaaattgatttaataagtGATAatccatttaaaaattattttgtagTTGAAAAAttactaaataataataataataatattaacgataccattggtaataatcactattcaaataataataataataataaatttttaaataataataataaaaataaaataaataaaaaacaaataatattaaaagttcaaaagaaatcaaataaagCAATGAAAGAATTAACAGTTATGCAAAAAATTGGATATTATTCAAATCATGTTGTTAATGTTTatggatattttaatttaaaaggaTGTGATAGAATGTTAAAACCTAGATTACTCTCTGACAATGATGAGTTGATATTCATGGAATGTGAAGATATGGGACAATATCAAACTTTAGAAATGATAATTGAACGTCGTAAATGTAAAGGATCATTAGTGATGACAAGATTCATCATGAGAGGTATACTTGCATCTGCTTACTATTTCGAATCACATCAAGTAATTCACCAAACTCTTCACCCAGGTAACATATACATCTTGGAAGATTCCCTAGGAACCGACGATCAATCAGttgtaaaattttcaaatttagaacactgtttattaattggttctacaaattcatcattatcatcattatcatcatcaacatcatcatcttcatcctcatcatcatctacaaattgtaataataataccaccgaaaataataataataattataataataataataataataataataataataataataataataataataattcattaaatgatAGATTTGTACTTGGTAAAGATTCAGTATGTTATAGTATTTATAGTGATAGACATCAGAGtagaaatttatttaaagttgtAAGTTCAAATACAGTTTCTTTTACAGTtggtattatttatttggaattattattatcaactaTTTATGATCACGTTTTTCCTAATGAAGAGTATATAAATTCATTGAGAGAGATAGTAAGGAATGGGAAATTGGATATCTATACAAATCAAGCAACAAACACTaaatattttagatttaatcaaaatcatcaaattgaaataactgatttaattaaagatgatATCTCATTAATATTAACTTTATTACAAGATTCATCAACTAGACCAACAATAAcacaatttattattgattatttattttaa